The Pyxidicoccus sp. MSG2 genomic interval ACGCGCCACCTGTCAGTGCGGTGACGACGCCGTAGCCGGGCCGTTGAGCACGGAGGCCGAGCTCCGGCTCAAAGCCCTCCACGTACCATCCACGAGCCTCGACTGCGCGGATGGTGCTGAGCACTGCCGACGTGTCGCTCCGTTCGGCACTCATGTCACGGCCTCGGGGTGCGACGAGCGGGCGGACTGCGCAGTTTCGAGGGCCGCTGAGGGGGGAGGGAGAGGAGGCAGCGCAACTCCGGACTCGAGGCGACGGGCAAGGCGAGGGCCGCCGCGGCCTTCCTGCTATCGAGCATCCCGTCGCGTGCCGCCTCGTAGGCGCGGTGGTACTTCGTTCCGAACATGTTGCCGGCGCGGCGCCAGTTCTGCCGCGCAACCTTCTCCGCGCTTTGCGCACGTTCGTACGCTTCGGCGCCAAGAATGAGGGCCTTGAGCACGCGGACTGTTCGCGCGGTGAGGAGCGGCATGGTGCGGTTGGGTCGATGCATTGGGGTCGTCCTTCAATCCATCAGGCAAATGAGCGGAGCGAGGGCGTGGTGTGCGCCTCTGAGGCCCGGATGGGCCCTCGTGACAGCTCGAGCTGCAGTCGCTCTCTCTGGGATGTGAGCCACCAGGCGTAGAAGCTCCGCAGCTCCATCGACGTGCCCTTGGTGGCCTCCCAGAGGTCTCGCAGCAATTCAGTGTCGTGCCAGCAGTAGAGGCGGACAGCCAGAACGTCCTCGGGCCGACCTCGCCGAAAGACCGCGGGCACCGACTCGGCGGGGTGCACGAGCGAAGTGAGAGGCAGCTTCCGCTTGCGGAGGAGCTCCCAGGCGTGGTCATCGAGCTTCCGAACCTTGGCCTGCTTGAGCCTCCATTGCAGCCAGTACATAAGGTCGAGCGTGCGAGCGTGCAACCGACGCTCACGGGCCTCGTCTCCGTATGCGCCCAAGACAACGTTGTCGAAACTCAGCCCGTTGTAGCTGATGACGGCTGCGTGGCGCAGCAGCGCGTCGACGAAGGGCACTGCCCTGCTCTCGTCCCACTCAGAGACAATGCCGACGCCATCAATCAACGTCGCAACGGCAAGGCGCTGGGCCCGGATGGGGTTCATCCTCGGATTACGGTCGACTGCCTCGCGGACGGACGCATCGGTCGGCATCCAAAGCGTCTCGCAGTCGGTATAGGCAGGGGGTGCCTCCGACAACAGCCAGAGCGGGAGTTCTGCCCCGACGTGGCGCAGGTAATCATAGCGCCGCTTGAGTGCCGGCAGCGCGTGCTGCACGGTGGGAGAGTGGAACCACTCTGCGAACTCGAGGCCTTGACGCCTGAGCTCCACGAGCGAGGGACTCGGGGCCGGCGCAGCCGTGGGCGCCGACGCACGAAGGAGCGTGGACAACAACTGGCGGGCAGACGGGAGGGTCAGCATGTGAGCCTCATGCGAAAAGGCACGTTCGAGACTGCGCCGCCGCGCGAGAGGCAACGCGGCGAGTCTCGGCACGCAGGAAGTGCCGAAGTGAAAGAGCGGCTTCCACGGCAGCAGTCAGCACCGCGACCAAGGTGCCATGCGTGCCGATTGCGCCCAAGCGGTTGAAGGCGAGGAAGGTGCCGACGGAGACGTCTGCAATGGCTTCGTACGCGAGCTCCGCCAGCGGAGCGTAAGCCGCGGAACTGCCCATTCCGGCAAAGGCGCGCGTGACTCTTCCGACCTTCCGCACGAGCGGACTGAGGACGGCAGGCCGGAGGTGGCCTTCTCCGTTCATCCCCGCGAGGCCCGCAGCGTGGATGAGTTCCTCGCCAAGATGGCGAAGGCGAGAGAGCAGCTCAAGCCGCCACTCTTCGTAGATTGGAGTCACCGGTAGAACGCCGTCCGTCCCGGCCAGCTTGACGAGGGCGATATCGGCCCTGGCTAGCAACAGCACGGTGCGAACGCGCTCGGCCTGGTAGTAGGCGCTGACAGGAGGAGTCGGAGGCACGGGGACACTTCATAGCACTATTTAGTGCCGAATACACACTAACAGGTGCGGACCCCAGAGAACGCATGACGGGGCTTGGGGCCAGGCGCTCGCGGACAGTCCGGGACGTGCGCCGCCCACCCTGACGGGCAGGCGGCGCAGCAGACGTCTAGCGGCCGGCGGCCGCCAACTCCGCACGGAGCTGAGCGAAGACCCGCTCGCACTCAGTGCTCGCGGGATTCAGCGGTCGAGCCGCCAGGGCGCGTGGGTCATCGGCCTTGATGACCGGGCACGTCCGGGCACTCGCTCCTGCGGAGGGCGAGTGCTTGATGATGCGGTTCATGCTGTACCTCGGTGCCGGCTTGGGACCGGCGGCAGCGCCCCGGGTCCGTCCCGAGTGCGTGTCGCTCCGCAAGAGATGCGGCAGCGACTGCACATACATACAACAGATGACAAAGACACACAACCAAGTATGTATGTCTTTCGGCGATGTCATGCGGTTCCGTGATGACGGAGGTGCGCGGCAAGGGCGCAGGGAGAGGACTCCTTGCCGACCGGCAGGTGTGGACGCCGCCGCTGCGCGGCCTACGTTGACGGGGCACCCGGAGGGCTGCCCACGGGAAGCTGGCAGGGAGGAGAGGGGTTTCCCCGAGCCGACTCGACAGCAGCAGCGGCAGAGCGCTCGGGGATCCACAGAGCGGGGGGAGGTTGAGCAGGGGTTAGAAGAAGCACTGAGGAGAAAGGTTGTCAGGCGTCGCGGAGGTCGATGAAGCAGAGCCGGCGCGAAGCGCCCCGGCCCCCGGCCCTGCGGGCCCCGAGGGCCCAGGGCCGCACGCGAGCCGCGCACGGCGAGCCGGAGCGGCTGCAGGAGCTGCTGCTCCGCGCGAGCGCGTAGCGCCAGCGTGAAGGCACCGGCCGGCGCGAAGCGCCCCGGCCCCTCCCCTGCGGGCCCCCAAGGGCCCAGGGCCGCACGCGAGCCGCGCACGGCGAGCCGGAGCGCCGAGGCCGCGGTGGGCACCGCCAGGTGCCGGAGCGGCTGCAGGAGCTGCTGCTCCGCGCGAGCGCGTAGCGCCAGCGTGGAGGACGCCGGCGCGAAGCGAGCCGGCCCCTGCCCTGCGGGCCCCCGAGGGCCCAGGGCCGCACGCGAGCCGTGTCGGCCTCGTGCGTGCCGAGCATCGCGGAAGACTGCGAGGGCGACAACGCGCACCGCAGGAGCGCGGGGCGGAGCGAAAGCGGTACGAGGTTCGGAACGTACGGTGGCGCGGCGCCCCGAAGGGCGCCGCGTGAGGACGCGGTCAGCAGCCCTCGGGAGGCGGACCGAAGTCGTCGTCATCGCCCCCATCGTCGAGGCGCCCCAGCCTCCCGGAGAAGAGCAGCTCCGTCAGGGGGTCGAGCAGCACGTCCTTCCTGTGCGCGTCGAGGGAGGCGACGCCGTCGGGCAGATCCGGGAGAATCTCCTCGGTGGACTCGTCGAGCTGCTGCGCGTCCTGCGGGGTGGGCTCGTCGGGAATGAAGTGCATCGTCGTGTCCTCCGTGGTGGAGCGGCGACCTCGCCACCCTCACCCGGAACGGGGGTGGCGAGTCGTGCTCCAAGCGACGCGGCGGGGGCCGTTGCCATGTGCCGAGCCTTTGGGCGGAGGGCGTGCCAGGGGCTGTTTCCTGGCGCGACCGAACGCGCTCGGCACGTGGCGCTGTTAGGCCCCCGCCGTGGCGCGTCCTTAGGAGGACACACGGCACTGCATCCGAGACCCGCCGCCGGCCGTGCAGTCAGTCGGCGGCGACCGCCAGGGGACGGCGCCACTCCCCTGCTGTCGCACGGACGGTTGCGGGGGACGTCAGGGCAGTGAGGCGGGAGGGTGAGGATGACGTGCGGGCGCAGACGTCTGCGGGCGGTGGCGAACACGTCCGAGCTTGAGGAGAGTGCGGGCCAGCGCTGCAGCGGGAGGTTTGGGAGCGGCACGGAGGACCACGCCGGCGCACCGGAAGAAGAAAGGGCGCGAATGCGGTGCCGGGGAGGCAGGGAGGAAACAGCCAAAGAGCGCTCCTCGGTGTGAGAGGAGCGCCCCAGGCGTGTCAGCACCGGAAGATGACGAGGGTAAGGACGGCGTCCGCATCCAGGTCCGCGGGGGGCGCCGCAGGAGCCGTCCGGGAGTAGGTACCGATGCGGAGGAGCTCGGCGGCCGCCTCGGGCGAGGGGCAGTAGCCGGACTCGCGGGTGTTCGGGCCGCAGCGGCAGGACGTTCCCACGTACCAACCCGCGGCGCTCTGCATCACCTGCGGCTCGAAGGTCTGCTGGCACTCGTCGCAAAAGGTGGGGGCGCCGCTGTGAAGAGTCTCGCCGGGAAGCATCGGTGTGTCCTTTTGTGGTGGGGCCGCGACTTCGCCGCCCTCACCCGGAACGGGGGCGGCGAGGTGTGCCCCAAGCGTCGGGACAGGGGCCGTTGCCGCATGCCGAGCCTTTGGGCGGAGGGCGTGCCAGGGGCTTCTTCCTGGCGAGACTGAACGCGCTCGGCATGCGGCGCTGCCAGGCCGCTGCCCCGACGCGTCCACAGGAGGACCGCCGTGCATGGAGGGCAGACGCGCGGGAGCGGATGGCCGTGCCGTGGCTGTGAGCGCCCTAGCGCATGAAGGGCAAGTCGGGGATGGACTGCTGTCGCACGCGGACGGCCTTCGCCCGCAGGGCGACGGCCGCCTCACGGTGAGCTGCCTCCCGGGCGGCGTCACCTTCGGCAAGCGCAAGCTCGGCCTCGGACAGCTCGCGGTCGGCATGGGCTTCCAACGCGGCCGCATACCGCTCGAGGAAGGCATTCAGCTTTCGGACGGAGTCAGACTCGTGCACGCCGCGCCTCCTTCTGTGGCTCGCTGAAGCGGCGGGACAGCGGCAGTCGACTGCGCGCGGCGACGAGGCTGGAGCACGTCATAGGCAGCACGGAGGTGGAGGGCAAGGGCGCCCGCCGCGGGCGCGCGTGGCGGCACCGCGGGCGCGCACCCGGCCGGTGAAGCGGCCGGGCGTGCCGCTGGAGCTACACGGCGAGGAAGCGAGACACCTGCCGCTCGAAGCTGGCGGCCTCGAGGTCGTAGTCTTCCGCTCGCTGGAGGTCCTTCGCACCGAGGGCATCGTTGCCGGCGGCGTAGGCCTTCGCGGCAAGGCGCGTAGCGCGCGCGGCGCGGGCCCGGAGCTCTGCGGCGGCGGCCTTGGCACCGTCGAGGGTGTACTCCGTGGTGCCGATGACGATGACGGGCTCGGTGGAAGCGGGCTGCGACATGGTGTCCTCCAGGTGGTGGGGAGCGGCGTCCTCGCCGCCCTCACCCGGAACGGGGGCGGCGAGGCGCAGCTCCTGTAGCGAGCCGCCCCGGGGCCGTTGCCACGCGCCGAGCCTTTGGGCGGAGGGTGTGCCAGGGGCCGTTTCCTGGCGCGACCGAACGCGCTCGGCGCGTGGCGCTGTCAGGCCCCGGGGCGGCCGCGTCCACCTGAGAGGACACCGGGCACCGCGGGCACCTGGTGCCGAGCTGACTGTGCAGGCACCAGGCGGACGGCTGTCAGTCGGTGGACTCCGTTGGGGCCACGAGTCCCGCGCTGCGGACCACCCGGAGGAAGGCCTCGGAGTCGCCGGAGAGCAGAGCCTCGCGGACACTTCGGCTCGGGGGGACTGTCTCCGGGGTGGGTTGCAGCGGGTCCTTCTGCGTACGCGGGTCGAATCCGAGCTCTGCCAGCACGGCGCGCTCGATGCGGACCAGTGCCTCGGCGTCACGCATCGTCAGCTTCCGCGCCGCCGCGGCCCGCGTTGCAATGTCGGTGAGGCGCGCCGCACGCTCCTCGAAGGCGGCGCCGCCAGCAAGGTTGACCATGAAGGAGAGAGGGACGAAGGGCACGTTGGCGGCATGGGCCGCGCGAAGTTGCTGAATGAGTTCAGCACGGCGCGCCAGCTGCGCGCGGGTGAGCGGCTGCGACTTGGGAATGGACATGGACGGAATGTGCGGCCCGCCCACGAGGAGCGGGCCGCGCGTGGAGGGTTGTCAGGCCGCGACGGGGAGCGCGCTGGGGGTGCGCACGTAGATGCCCGTTTGCGTCAGGATGTGGCCCAGGGCCCGGGAAACCTGCGTGGCCCCCTCCCCCACCGTCGCGGACATGAGCCGGCGCGCGGTGCGCTTGCTGGCGGCGCCCTCGTCGATGGGGGCTTTGAGCTTCGCGAACTCCGTCCACGCCTGGAGCGCGCCGTAGCCAGTGCCGAGGAGGGGCGCGTCGGCGCCGGTGAAGGTGTCGAACAGGTTGGAGACGGCCGCGCGGTCCTTTTCCAGCCGGGGATGCGGCTTGTTGTCCTTCGGGACGGGAATGAGCGCGTCGATGACGGCGGTGTGCATCTCCTTCGTGTAGCGATGGCCCACGAGGACGTTGCACATCTCCTCGAACTCCTTCATTTCCGTCGTCATGTACCTGAACGCACGCGCGGCCTCTTCGAGGCGCGCCTCCGCGTTGGCGGTGTGACGGATGCACCACCGCGCCCCGCCCCGCTCCTTCAGCGCCGCGCCGAGGGTGTTGCGGCACACGACGCGGGTGGCGACGTTGGCGAGGATGGCGGCGGACAGCCCGTCATGTGCGGTGGTGAGGACCACGTACTTGCGAGTTTCGGAGGAGTCACCCCTGACGCGAATCGGCTCGGGAAGCTCCGCGAGCATCCACCCGCGCACGCCGTTGGGGCCGAGGGTGCCCGCCGTGTGCCAGATGGCCTGTACGTCGTGGGCGGCAATCAGGCCAGCCCGTGCAAGCTGCTCGAATTGGAGCGGGCAGTAGTCAGTGCCGACGGTGGAGAGGTAGGCGCGGGTGTCGGCGCGGCGCAGGGCCTTGCGGTCCGGGATGATGAAGCCGTCTTCGAGCTTCAGGGCCTCTTCGTAGACGTCGTAGAAGCCGGCCGCGTCGCGGACGTCCTCCCAGGTGCCGTTGGCGGGGAGATGCGTCCCCAACCCGTGCCAGGGCGTTTCCCCGGCGTAAACCATCTTCTCGATTGCTGCGGGCATTGCGACCTCTGAACCGGCTTGGCGCCGGTGGTGAAGCGCCCGGGTCCTTCCCGGGCGGGGCGCTGGCGGCGTTGTCGCCGTCAGCGTGAAAACAGTTCTACCAGGAGGGTCTGACACACACTTCCGGACAACCCACCTACGACGTCACTCGACGGAGTCAGGAAACATGCCGCGCTCTGCAAGCGAGACATGCCCCTTTCCCCCAATGACGACATGGTCCAGCACCTTCACGTTGAGGAGTGCCGCCGCCTTGCAGAGGTAGCGCGTGAGGGCCAGGTCCTGCGCGCTCGGCTCCGGGTCTCCAGAGGGGTGGTTGTGCGCGAGGATGACGGCGACGGTGCCCGACGTACCGAGGGCAGGGGCGAAGACGTCGCGGGGCGAGACAGCACAGCTAGAGACCGTGCCCCTGGCAACGCGCACGTCTCGAATGAGGACGTTGCGCGCGTTGAAGCACAGCACGTGGAAGACTTCGTAGGGCAGGTGGGCAATGCGCGGCCCGAGGTACTCGGCAACCGTGTTGGGCTTGTTTAGCTTGGGGCGCACGTCGGGCGCGGCCAGCATGCGCAGGCCCAATTCCCGGGAGGCGGCGACGCGGCGGAGGAGGGCCTCCTTGCCGCCGAGTGCGGTGCCGAGGTCCTGGGGAGACGCGCGGGTGACTGCGAAGAGGCCGCCAAACTCGGACAGGACGGAGGTTGCGACGTCCAGCGAGAGGCCGAGGCCCAGGGCGAGGAGTTCCGCATCGGAGAGGCTGCCGGGCCCTTCGGTGTCGAAGCGGGCGAGCGTCTCTGGAGGAAGGGCGGGCGTGGGCATTGCGACCTCTGGGCCGGCTTGGCGCCGGTGGTGAAGCGCCCGAGTCCGTCCCGGGCGAGGCGCTGGCGGCGTGGGCGCCGTCCAACGTGAAAACAGTTCTACCAGGGGGGTCTGACATACAATCACAGACACGTACTCACCCGCCACACAGACGTCTGCGCGGCGGGGCCGCGCAATCACGCCTGCGACAGCGGCAAGGGAGATGCTGCCGGCGGCGGCACGTCGCAGTCGCGGGGCGGCGTCATGATGACGTCGTCCCCGTGGAGGAAGGCGCCGCACGCGCCGCAGGAAAGGCCCGTGTCCACCTTGGTGTCCGAGTAGTCGGTGTAGTCGTCCAAGTGGAGAGGCGGCCCGGCGTCGGGCACCTTCGCCCCAATCTCGGAGAAGGTGAGGCCCTGGACGGAGAAACCGACACCTTTGGGGCCTCGAAGGGGCTTGCGGCAGTTCGGGCAGTCGTCTGGGAGTTCCACGACTTCACGGCGGCGGGTGATGCGGACAGAGGAAAGCTCCATGTCCAACTGAAACGGCATGTCAGCCTCAAGGCCGGCGTGGGGCCGGCAGGTGGCGTGCCCGAGTCCTTCCCGGGTAGCGACGCGTGCGCGCAGCGCATGCGCATGAGTGGGTGTATCACTCATGTCTGACATTGCAGAGCGCGCCGTAAAGACAGACGTATGCGCCGTAGG includes:
- a CDS encoding DUF932 domain-containing protein, yielding MPAAIEKMVYAGETPWHGLGTHLPANGTWEDVRDAAGFYDVYEEALKLEDGFIIPDRKALRRADTRAYLSTVGTDYCPLQFEQLARAGLIAAHDVQAIWHTAGTLGPNGVRGWMLAELPEPIRVRGDSSETRKYVVLTTAHDGLSAAILANVATRVVCRNTLGAALKERGGARWCIRHTANAEARLEEAARAFRYMTTEMKEFEEMCNVLVGHRYTKEMHTAVIDALIPVPKDNKPHPRLEKDRAAVSNLFDTFTGADAPLLGTGYGALQAWTEFAKLKAPIDEGAASKRTARRLMSATVGEGATQVSRALGHILTQTGIYVRTPSALPVAA
- a CDS encoding JAB domain-containing protein, whose translation is MPTPALPPETLARFDTEGPGSLSDAELLALGLGLSLDVATSVLSEFGGLFAVTRASPQDLGTALGGKEALLRRVAASRELGLRMLAAPDVRPKLNKPNTVAEYLGPRIAHLPYEVFHVLCFNARNVLIRDVRVARGTVSSCAVSPRDVFAPALGTSGTVAVILAHNHPSGDPEPSAQDLALTRYLCKAAALLNVKVLDHVVIGGKGHVSLAERGMFPDSVE